In Haliaeetus albicilla chromosome 26, bHalAlb1.1, whole genome shotgun sequence, the sequence CACTTCTGGTAGCAGCCCTGGGGAGAGTCTCTGCTTTCAACTAATgagatttatttctgtcttgatGCTTTGGCCCATTTATGCTAAGTTTAGGACAAATCCAGTTTTCTCAGCTGTCACTATATTCACTGCATGTCCTTAACTTAggacataaaataatttagaacaTACTAAACTAGCAGATCTGTTTTTTTGCCTGGTTCTTTAGAACCATCTGAGGGTTGACAAAAGCTGATAAAATAAAGCATCGTGGTTTTGGCTGAAAATTCTGAATAGAGTTGGCTGCTAATTGAGAAACTAGTCACAGAGCAGAAAAGTACAAAGACTTAGAGTTGTACTGGAATTTCCTGTTGAAAAACAACTGAAGGATATCAGGAAAAAGTAGAAAAGTTAGGACTAAAATCAGAAGAGAACATGGGTTTCACGCTACTTgattggtttcttttttctccactgttttTAGAATTCCAGGCACCAGAGCCACTAGTAGAATCTTAGCCATGCTTTGTATTTATGATAGTTCATCTGCCTTCAAAGAGGATGCTTCTTTCACTGCTGTTATGTCTGTTGGCTGACAGTAGTGTTGGAGAACACCTCTCTGAAGGatcaggaagaataaaaataaatacttgtcCTCAATATGTTAAAAGTCTTAGTGAAGTCTCTGCGTGCATCATGCTTACCCATATCAGCATCTCTGCATATTGTCTGCATATCCCATGTCCAGTGACCTTTTTTTCACCCTTGCTCTTTTCCtcatgtatttcttttgtttgataGGACAGTTATGTTGCTGAGGCACTGTCTACTCTGGAATCCTGGAGGAGTCGCTACAACAAAGTAGTAAAGGACAAGAGTGACCTTGAACTGGAAATGGTTACACTGAAcaggttaaaataaaattagtgtGGAGAAACAAGCATGAATGGGGATGAGTTCTAAGTTCAAGGATAATTTAAttgaataatttcattaaattgAATAATTTAATTGGATTGCCTGTAAATATCCAAGCAAAACCAGCACTGCTTAAGGGCTAGAGCAGAATTTAGAGAGAGATGTGGCTTCTGCTGCTGACTTGCCACAGCAAAGGCAGGCTTTTTAAGGGTTTGCTGACCCTTAAAGCTCTGTTCCTTTGCCATTTTGTAATGCTTTGAAAGAATTAAGGTTATCTCTCTTTTGAGGTCTGTTTGAGATGCTTGAATGGAAGGGATTAGAAGAGATAGGCAGTATAGTTTGTGCcaatttttttgtgaaggtAAATAAATATGTTGGTATCACTGCAGTACCACTGTTGCTGCAGGAGAATATAGGTAGGTACGAGACAAGAGAGAGGTACCTCTATCCTGTGTATCTTGGAGGCAATGTATCTGGGCTCCAGGGGGACAACTCAAGTTAATTTCCAGCAGGTTAAGAAGATTGAGGTGGTAGAACAGTGTAACAGATAAGTGTGCATATGTGActggagaaggaagatgaaaagaTAGGGAAAAGCCATGTTTCTGAAGCTAATTTTCAAGGGTTAGGAGTCTTATTCTTTCTTGTCACTTAaggattaattttctttctgtatggCAGCCGTGTTGCAGACTTGCTGGAACAGCAGACAACCCTGGAGGACAAGATGAGGGAGGACAGAGAAGCTTTGGTGGATAAATTGCATCGACAGACTACAGAGACCACTTCTTTcaaaatggagaatgaaagGCTAAAGGTCAATTATTCTAGGGGTTTGAAGCTGAaatgctagggaaaaaaaaggagaaattataACAAGTTGCTTGACCTCTGAGGACAGAATTAAACTGCACCCATTGCTGCCATTTATTTTCAAACCAGTTTTACCATAACCTGAGTATGACAGGGCAAGTATGCCGGAAAGagacataaaagaaagaaagtgaacATTCTGAGATGACTGGGTTTCTTCCACGTTTTGGCTAGGAGTATCTCCAATCCAAATACTGTTTCTTCCAGCTGGGATCTTACATCTTGTCCTTACATCTTCATGCTGCTGGCCAGAGAACAAACAACAGTAGCTCATGCAGAGAGAATGGTAATctccagaataaaaaaaaatggctggTATTTTTCTCCTGTCAGCTCTTACCACTGTGATCTTGTAGGTGAcctacattattttcttcttggaaaGCTAGGCATTGATCCAAATAAGGAGTGGCCCTAATCCAAGTAGCACAGCTCATTCAGGCAAGTGGAAAGACTGCACATCCATCCCAAACCTTTGTGCCCTGCTGATGTAAATTTGGTAATCCACTGAAGTCTGGAAAGTTTTACCAACTTACActgacaaaagtatttttttcttagtctaGACAATGTTAGACAGCTAGCGTGGCATTTACTTCCAAGTGCTCAAtggaagatgttttcttttttaggcTAGTGTGGTCCCAATGGAGGAAAAGCTGAACCAAGCGCAGATGGAAGTGCAGCAGCTCAAGAGCTCTGTTAGGAACTACGAAGGGTTGATTGAAACCTACAAGTCACAGGTAGGCATCTTATCAAAACCTTCAGCCCTTGCACAAACATGTTTTCTCCCTTCACTGTTGTGGCTTATTCTGTAGTGCCTTAACCCTTTGTTTGCTCTTGGAGGATGTTGCAGTTTCATATGGCTTTGGTCCTTTTGTCTTTATTAGCCTGATTTTTACTCAAATGGCAGCATCCAGACTGCCATGTGCTGTATGCCAAAGTGTGGAAGTCTTGCCTTCCTCACTATGTGCTGATAACTTGGTCATTAGGAAGAACTGACTCCCACAGCAGAGATCTTgattaatggaaaacaaaagactgGTTTTAATTACTTCACTTTTCCCTGCTCCTTTTCAAAAAGTAAAGGGGAATAGTGAGATGCTTTCTTCTGACTTTTAGTGTGCCAAGTACTGTTCCTTggctgctttttgggggggagcGTTTTGCATATTGTGGTAGTAGGAAGACAAGGCAAAAGGGGAGAACATTTGGTGGAAAGCCCAAATTGTCCAGGTGGCAGAAGCAGAAAGTGAACTTCCAAATATAGTTCTGGAGTGGTGGTTAGTGTGGCAGGAAACTTGTTGCTGATCCTTGAGCAGTTTTAGTTACTCCAAAGCATTGCACATTTGTTGAAAACTACATATAGCAGATAAagtatgtggggttttttttgaatgtCCAGGTGTTGAAGACCCGAATAGAAGCAGATGATGTGGCAGCAAAACTGGAGAAGTGTGATAAAGAGAACAAGACACTAAAGGATGAAATGAACAAGGAGATTGAACTGGTAACTATTCCTCTAAAGACTGATATATTGTAAACATTCATGGATCTTAATGTTCTGAATGTAGTGAAAAATGGCTATGAATAGGAAATAAAAGGCTTATCTGAGTTTGCCTTTTCCAATAGTTTTTCTCAGGACTTGTTCCTTCTGCAAAATTTATTGAATATTTAGCAGCTTCTTTTTTACTATATGGTGTTCTTCAGGTGTTTAAATTGCTTAGTGTGTCCTTTGCTGCAGAAATAGTGGTTTAGAACAGCGGACTATGCAGGTTACACCATTGTCTGATGTGGAACAGCTGTCCTCAAAAAAGAGCTTGTACTTCTAGTAAAATTGAAGCCCAGGTTCCAAGATACTCATTCTCTCTCCATCCGTAGGGAATGCCAAATCCTAAGAGAAAGCCTTTTGGAGTAGGAGAAGACCTGAGGCTTTGAACTCCAACACTGGCCAAATATCCGCACAGTCTCATCACGGTTGCAGACTAACAAAGCTTCACTGAAGTTGAGAAATTTTTTAGTCTTGATCTTATGAACATTTGAAAGTTCCTCATGTTCTCTTCTTTGACTGTAGGCGCGTAAGCAGTTCCAGAGCCAGCTTGCTGAACTGGAAAAGCTGCCCGAGATACTAAAGATCACAGAGACACAGCTAGCAGAATGTCAGGACCAGCTTCAGAGTTATGAGAAGAAGAACGTGGACCTGTCTGTCATGATTGCAGATCTTCGTCAGCGGGTAAGGGACTGGCAGAAAGTACCTGCAGCACTGCAATCCGCAAGTCTGAGACCAAGATGAATTTCTAATCACAGGAAGGTTCAAACTGCGTCTCTGTTTTCGTCTCTTTTTGAAAAGATTAAACGTGCACTGCAAAATAAAGGTGTGTGCTATGTCTTTGTGCAAGAAGTTAGCGGTGTAGCTGGTAGCATTCCTTACTGTTTGAAAAGTTTCTCGTCCCTCAGTGCAGAACCTTATTGGGACTTGAATAGCAGCAGTGACAACACTTGCTAATGCCAACACTTGCTTCTGTTACTTCCATTATCTTGTCAGCTTTCCCTCCTGTGGTTGTCTGCTGATAGTGCTGTCTCAACCTTGTTTTCTCACCCAATTTCTCACTTAATTTCAGGTTGTTTTCCCAGTCTCTGTTTTTTGTCCCCAGGACTGCATAGGTATTGCAGGGCAATTACAGACAGGCATGACTTCTACAACCATGCCTCAAGATGCAGCAAATGATCTTGCAGTCTGACTGCTTTACTCTGATTGGCTTGGAATTATAAACCTTCCTGGTATTTCAGACTCTAATGCCTTTGTGGGCTGCTGTCATGTATGTGGCTGCTTTTTAATGTGTGTGCTTTGCTGTGCTTACAGGTGGCTGCTCTGCATGCAAGCGTTTACAGACCTGGCTTTTCATTTGCAATACGGAAGAATTTCTTCATACCTTTCCAAACATTAACTGGAACCACCAACAAAATAGATGTTTtagtgctttgcttttctatccactgttccttttctggggCTCTCCAGAAATTATGAATTGAGcatgtttccttctggagagctGCACATGTTTTAGGTGGTtggttgtgtgtgtgtagagACTACTCTGTAAAGTAATTACTTACTGTAATTTTTAGATTGAGCTCCAGGGGGACAAAATGGAGATGACAAGAGAGAGGTATCAGTCTGcccaggaggagaaaaagcagctcACCTTGAAGGTGGAGGAGCTAGAAAGGTTAGAAATATTAGGCTTTCTTGCTCTCTTAACCTTCCATTTCCATCCTCTTCTCATGGTTTTTTCAGGGGATTGAAACAGCTTCAGTCTTGTTCCAGTTCCCCATGTGCCTCCAGGGTTCTGTGCATTTGTTTATCCCACAAGGATCTCTAGTAGCATTCCACTGGAGAGAGAGTTATATGTTTTTGCAGCACCTGTTATGAATGTTGTTAGAAAGGATGATGGCTTACATAGCAGATAAACCAGCTCCTTGCCCAATCTAGCCTGACAATTTTGAGGTTACCTACATATTACAGTATTTTGACCCGTGTTTCTGAATTCCTTTTAGTGACATTGTCTGGGAAAATGCAGGTATGTGGGTACTCTGTATGTCCTTCAATCTTTGAGATTTTGATGTGAGAAATGGAGAAGTGTTTCTTGGGGCGCTCACCTTTCAAGGGGGAATAGAATCTATTCCCAGACTAGTCAGGACCTGACAAAAAGGCAGACTGAAACACACTCCATTTAAAATGAATAGGTTTCCTTCCCTTATTGTCTTAACCTAGAAAACTAGAGACAACGAGTGCCCAGAATATAGAATTCCTTCAGGTCATAGCAAAACGTGAGGAGTCGATCCACCAGTGTCAGCTGCGGTTAGAGGAGAAGACCCGTGAATGTAGCTCCTTGGCACGTCAGTTGGAGATGGCCATTGAGGATGCCAAAAGACAAGTAagtattttcttgtgtttgtgaattttccccaaactacCTAGGCTGTAAAAGGGGAACAGCGAGAATGCTGGAAATACCTCCTCAGCCTATGACCAAATTCATGAAAATCATCATGTTCagtgaaatacaaataataaaatgtgcTGGTACTGTTTGTCAGCACTTAAACCATTGAAAAACTGAACCCTGTGCTCCAGTTTACaacagaagagaggaaaacacaAAGACTGAGCTGCTGCTTATGTATGAGAATGTGTCCAATTAAACTTGATAGGGCTTTTGTGGGCAATAGGATAGGGAAAAATCATTCTTCCATAGACAACCCTTTAATATGGTTGTTCTGTTGTTACACGTAGGTGGAACAAACTCGAGAACGAGCAACGTCTAGAGAGAGGGCAGCCCAGTCCAAGATGTTGGATTTGGAGACCCAGCTGAGTAGGAATAAAACAGAGCTGAACCAATTGCGTCGGAGCAAAGACGATGTGAGTGACTTGCAAGGGATACTCTTGGTGTGCTGGTGGTGTCCTGGCAGCAACTGGAGTCCATAAACCAAGGTCCTATGGACATGCTGCAAAAATCATGCAGAGCCATGTCTGAATGTGACATGTTGTTTTATCTGTCCATGACAGATGTGTGATATGACATGTCTGTTACGTCACTAATTCAGGAATGTGGACTCTCATTTGCTTGTTACTTATAGCAATGATCTGAATGAACTTGCTCTAATCTTACATGTACGTGTACGAAAAGAATCAGACCTTTCTTCAAATGAGATTTGCACCAGATACCATGGGCAGATTTCAACTTCATTTACTGTGCTTGGTTATCTGAGAGAGATGCAATTTCTCTTCTAGAGGAAATGATTTCGGAATCTTTCATGATGTCCTGTTTACCCTGTTTGTTACTTGAGTTTTACTTGGAATTGGATTGGCACATGGATCAGTTCAagttgcttttcagaaaagaatgtGTTTAATTCCCCATAACTATAGCTAATCAGTTTCAAAAGCCAAACTGATTAGCTGCTTTGTCTCTTGTTTTTATCAACGGGTTGCTGAATAGAGTTGGTAATGAGCAGAACAAATTATAAATATCATAGCACCATCTATGGTAATGTGATCTACTGCTGTGCTAATTCTTGCTGTCTTCAGCACTTTTGGGGAACAGTTTAAGTTTAGTGTGAGTAGAATGAATGCTACTGTCTTTCAGCCTGTGTTTTGTGCTTCTTTATGTAGGCAGAGCGCCGCTATGAAAGCCGCCTACAGGATTTAAAGGATCGGTTGGAGCAGTCGGAGAGCACCAACCGCAGCATGCAAAACTATGTGCAGTTCCTCAAGTCTTCCTATGCTAACGTTTTTGGAGAAAGTGCCTTGCTGGGCTCTCCCAGCCGCTCTCGTTCTTCTCCATGAGGACAATGCTCTCCTTGCACCTCTGGTTTTAAGCACAAAAGGAGCCCTATTTCAAAGCCATATATTATTTAGAAAATAGGTTGGCATTTCAGGGTCACTGTCAGGagatgttttcctcttttccttgcaGCATGAGATGATAAAATGATGGTGGCATATGTCCTAAGTGTGGGCTATCAGCAATACCGGATTGATGCTGGAGGTCTGTGTTACACCATAAACTGTGCCCCAAAACCAGATAGTTTTGCATATGATGGAAAAGGTCCTTTTCATCCTGGAAGGTCCTGATGGTTTCATCTGTTAAAACCTTTCAGTAGTTTGTTTAGCATGTTAATGTTTATTAAgagctcttttccttttcatgcttcctttttcattctgtttttgTGTTGGGGAGatcatgtggggtttttttgtttgtgtgtgggatttttgtttgtttgtttgtttgtttttttaactattgATACATTGGATGGTGAGAGAGGGTCTATCCACCAGAAGTGTGCAGCTGAAAATAACTTAAGTGCCTGGGCTCTACACGTACAAGAGATTATCTCCTGAACCACCACAGCATTCATAAACAGTTTTATACcagaaataatgattttttttttttttacacttcaTTCTTATATATTCCCTGATCCTCACCTTTTTTCCTGAGCGTGATGCTAATGTTGCTTTACTCCTCTCACCCTGATTTCCTGATCCTGAATATCCCCAGGACTGAGCCAAAACCATCTGAATTCAAAGGAAAgattgtggtttaacctcagtGGCACTTCAGCTGGGGTCTTGGTGTGAATGCCACACAAGTTCAGGGTGTGCATGAAATACTGACTTGGTCGTAAGCCAATTAAAGAGCAGCTATGGATACTCAACTTCTTCATCAAACTTGCCTGCACCTTCTGGAAAATCGGGTGTTCAGTGTGTTGAGTCCCTAAAACTCATGTGTGCTCTActgcccttttctttccagtaaatGATTCTTCTGGGGGCAAAAATttacattgtttttatttttatctcttttgtATGCTATTTATGTGCGATGTGGTCATTGGGCAGTATTTCTCATGAAGGTTTTCTAAGTTAATTGTTTTTTGGGAGTTCTgcaattgtgtgtgtgtgcatgtttaaCACTTCAAAAATCCTAAAGGTGCTATggtaaaacaaacaataaaCTACACTTTAATTGGTTATGTTGGGTTTTCCTTTTCGTTGTGTTGCATCTAGGGTCTTTTAGCccttattttggaaaaattaaCACATCCGCGGGGCTTTGTGCAGGCAACTACACTCCAGCCCCTTTCCCTATCTCATGGATGGtggcctctccctgcccctgcaACCCGGGATCAATGCTGCAGTGCAGGCTGGCCCCCAGCCTTCCCTCCCGGGGCCCCTCCGCGAGAATAcagaaaataagggaaaaagcGGCGAAGCTGCCGGTGTTTCACGGCCCTGCACCTTTCCTCACCGCAGCTaccccccgctccccgggaGGCGCTCCCGGCGGGACTCGAACCCCGCGCTCTGGCGCTcagcggggaggggcggggccccGCCTGCCCGCCAGGGGGCAGCCACCGCCCTTATCGCCCGCTCTGCAGAGGGCGGGAAGCGGTGCCCCGGAAGCGGAAGAAGggcgaggtgggggggggggtgtcagacCGTTGCCGGGCCCTTGGCAGCGGGTCGCCATGCAGCCGCGGCAGCTCCGCTGGGAGACTCTGGCGGCTCTGCGCACCTCAAGCAAGGGTCAGCTGAGCTACTGCCGCCACTGGCTCCAGGATGAGGTGAGGGTTCGCTCCCGGCGGGCGGCTGGGAGCCCCCGGGCCTGTGTGTCCTGAGGGCGGCTGAGGGGGGAGATCGGTGACTCGTCCCTCCGAGCGCTGGCTGAGCGGTGATCCATCGGCTCCTTGTCTCGTTAACAGTCGGGGCTTGAAATACGTTCAATTGTCCTTGTGGTATCTCTGCTGCCCGCTCCTCCTCGCCTGTCGGCGGGTGGGcccccctgctccccttccAGCAGGTCGGGTCCTGGCTCCTCCGTACTGGGTAGATAGTGCAGGGTGTAGGGAGGAGGTGTTACAGGAGAAGGTTCAAGCGTGGCGGTCCTGCTGCCCTGCAAAAGTAGGGGAGCTCGGAAAAAGTGTTGAACAGAAACAGCGAGTAAATGGGGTACTGAGCTGCAATTATAAAGCACCTGCTGATCTGTGCAGATGTTTTCAATGTGTGTTCATTaatgttttgttgctttcttgGTATGCTTCACgcttacagaaaatgttttctttctaggaTATCTTGGAAGGATGCATGTCTCCTCTTGTGCTGTCCCCTTATTCTGGCTGGGTCCTGGACAGAGTGATTGGGCAATCACCTCAAGAAATTGCACCCTCCAGAAGTTCAACGCCTAAAGAATCCACTCCCTGCACAAACCAGTCATCTTCTCTGGAGAAGATCATATCTGCTAGCTGCCAGGGCTCTCCACCACTTTCATCTACAGAGCCAAGTGAAACAAAGGTACCTCTCTGATTATAGTTCACATGTGAACAGCTGTGAGAGAAAGCATACTAACTTGCTGCCATAAATTGTCTGATAAAGGTTGGTTTGTGTTCTGTTAACTTGTGGGGAAAAACATGCTTAGTTTCAAGTTTTTGTAGGATAAATGGGTGAAGATAAAATTGGTGTTAACAAGTTTTTAATAGAATAACGTTTGATAGTAGGCTAAAAGCAAACTCCCTTTTTCACCATAACTAAGAAGAATTTAGTTGGAGCTGTATAGTTACATGGATTGGATTAGCAGCATGGGGTTCATCCAGTTGGAGGGATAAGATCACAGAATAGGATCAGGCCTGTTGTAAGAGTCCATGAGTAACCCCCTTGGGTTCTCTGGAGCCTTTGAATGACTTAGATGTGTTATGGCTGTCTTTTACAAGGCAAAAGGGTAGGAAGCTGGGTAACGAGCAGTTGAGCTTTGGAGGTAGTGAAGCTGATGAAGcacctgaaaagaaaataagtgtcTGTTGCTATGCATTAAATTATGACTTCACCACATAACAATGAGACTGAGCAGTGAAGTTTTGCATCATCTTGGCTCCATTTGGACTTGAGAAATATATTGTGAGAAAAACATCTTAATGAAGCAGCCAGATCTGATAAAAGTTATAAGAGAGAGTCTGAGTACTCCTCCTGAAGGATGATTCAAAGTATGAACCTGTCTTTACTTCTTCCAGTGTACCATCTTCACTGAATGTAAAGAGAATGTGGGGAGAGTCTGTCTCGCCTTTCTAGGTGACAGTTAGCCTTCATGCATGTCATATAGGCTCTTGGTATTCTGCTCCCAATTTTAGTGATTGGGAAGAGTAATTATCCCAGCTTCATATAGCTGCTGGAGGATACTCAAAATGGTGAGGCTGCGCTACTGAGGTATATAACTACTCTAAATTGTTGTGCATTGATTGACTCCTTTGTCTGTTTCTCTACAAGTAATATGCAGTTTAAGGAGACTTGATTTACCTGTTTCCTCTATGAGTGGCTGATACAGTATTCAGTCACTGATTTTGCTTATACACTGACCACGCAGGGAAATGAAGATCTTAGTCTGCTGGAGATGGATCAAGAAGTCTTCCCAGCAGTTCTGCCATCTAAAGTTACAGAAGTTGAAGGCTGCATTCGGATGTATGAAGAGATGCACAGGTTGAAAGGAAAGGTAAAGGAAAACAACTTGAGGGTGTATGTGAATTACAGGAGAGCTACGTAACCAGATGTAACAATGCTCTGGTAAAAGTAGCAGGATAGTAAGTTATCCTAAACCTTAGAGAGTAAACTTTAGGATAACCCCAAGTAGACCATGGTGGCCCACTTTGGGCAAtttgatttgtattttcttctgtccaAATTCTGGTGATTACTACATTGTGGTGCTTCTGGCACCTCTGCAATCTGCAGGAGGGGCTAAGGCAACGgcaggagcagcaagagcagatGGTGAGGGCAGTGTATGACCTGGCAAGTGAACAACTGAAGCGCTTTGATGAACTGAAAGAGCTAAAGCAGCATCAGGAATTCCAAGATTTGCAAGAAGTAATGGAGAAGAGGTGAGATTAGCTCTGCTATCcttaaaatattacagaatcTAATCAAAGTGAGGATTAATTTTTGTGCCTGACGGATCTGTGCTAGTCACTTGTGCTTGAAAAtctcacctgctgcttttcttataTTAACTATCCTGTTACTATTTGTCTTTCAGAGTAGATCTCTGGTTACTGCTGCGGTTTCAGTGGTTAGAAAAAGACTATATTTGTGACAGTTAAAGGTCCTCTAGCTTggcttattttaaaagtaacttgCTGTATGTTTGCTTGTATTTTGTCTTGTGCGTGTCTTGAATACAGGTTTTCTGTCTTTATGTGTATTGTAGCTCAAAGGAGGCTCAGGGACAGCAAGAGAAATTGAAGGAAGAACACCGACACAGAGCCAAGGTCTGTGACTTGTAAGAGTTGTCTTTCATAAAAGACTGTGACTACTCGGTGGGAACTGGAAAGACCAATGGATTTGTTTGTATTTACATGGCACCCCTGTAGTGAGAATGTATTTTCTGGTGCTGTCCTAGACACCTGCTGCATTGTTGTGGAAATGCAGTAAAGGCACATGTGTTGTGGGAGCAGGAAGGACCTGTAAAGCTAGTCATCAGACCAGGAAGGACCTGTAAAGCTGGagttatttcagtattttgtgtctcttgtttctttttctccccaggtATTAAACCTAAAACTGCGcgaggcagagcagcagaggcagcgtCAGGAAGAGCTGGAGCGTTTGCGTAAGGAAGAGGGCCAGGAAAGATTGCGTCGCCTTTATTCCATCCAGGAGGAAGTGCTGCAGCTTAACCAGCAGATTGATCCCAATTATAGACACAAAGACTTGCCAAGAATTGATCTTTCTGCATACAGTAATCGTGGCAACCAGATCTGTGGGCTGGTGTCAGGACTTATCCGCACCACAAGCGAGGTAGAGGCTCTAGAGTTGTTCTTAactttggttttcatttcttcataaaGCTTCCTGCCTTCTTTAAAGGCAGCTTGTTATGAGACTGTTAAATAAGAtgtcacagaaatgtttttagaTATTTGGCTTATAAAGTATCTAATTTAAAAGGAGAATTCCGTGGCACTTTAGCTGTTCTCTTGAAAATGGCTTACAAAAATGCATGAGGATTTCTACAGGAGAAAGAttcaatattaaaatactgtaaactCTTGATGCTGTAAAGGTCCTTTTTGAGAAACCAGTTGTGGTTCTCCACACCATTATGGTTCTCCTATACTCGTAAGCCTTTTTGCAGTAACTaggtttcctttaaaatttttttctctatgtaAAGGTGGGATACAaaccttgaaaaataaaacactatAATAAGGCTAATTCTCTGTTCCAGCTTGTCACAGCTGGCTTTCTGCAGAGGAAGTTGTCTAGGCTTTGCACTGAGGTTCGCTTATCACTGTCAAAGTGtgttattaatttttgttgGCCAAGATCTTGTGAGATCTAGTCATGGACTAACATTATTTACAAAGGTGACCAATGTTATGTacaaataaaggagaaaaagatatTTCGACTAAAGAGGATAAAATGTTTAGTTGGTTCCCAGGTTACCTGAAGACTAATGCTTCAAAGGCTCCTTATTCTTGCCGTTGGTCTACGGCTAGTGGAACAAAAGATTGATGCTATATTACCTCCTCTGTTTCTTGACAGAGAGGTTTCCCTACTCAAGTAGATGTGGCCAATACTGAACGAGCACTGCAAGAGATGCGAGGGTTGATATCCAGCATGCAGCAAGAAATCGCTgcagctgtagaagaaaaaaggaggagagatgaagaggaagagaggcaaaagcagaaagagtTACTGAAAAAAGAGCAGATGAAGGCTCAGACTCCTGCCCCTGCACAGCAATCAGggggaaagcagcagaaggaaggtTGGTTaggcttttcccttccctccccctgcccctccccttaCATACTCTTTTACTGTTAGACTAAATAGTACTTTGAATCTTATTGTTGTGATGACACACCTTCTTGTAGCCTTTACTTTTAGCACAACTAGCAAAACGGGTATAAGACTGCTGGCAGCAAactt encodes:
- the GLE1 gene encoding LOW QUALITY PROTEIN: mRNA export factor GLE1 (The sequence of the model RefSeq protein was modified relative to this genomic sequence to represent the inferred CDS: inserted 1 base in 1 codon) → MQPRQLRWETLAALRTSSKGQLSYCRHWLQDEDILEGCMSPLVLSPYSGWVLDRVIGQSPQEIAPSRSSTPKESTPCTNQSSSLEKIISASCQGSPPLSSTEPSETKGNEDLSLLEMDQEVFPAVLPSKVTEVEGCIRMYEEMHRLKGKEGLRQRQEQQEQMVRAVYDLASEQLKRFDELKELKQHQEFQDLQEVMEKSSKEAQGQQEKLKEEHRHRAKVLNLKLREAEQQRQRQEELERLRKEEGQERLRRLYSIQEEVLQLNQQIDPNYRHKDLPRIDLSAYSNRGNQICGLVSGLIRTTSERGFPTQVDVANTERALQEMRGLISSMQQEIAAAVEEKRRRDEEEERQKQKELLKKEQMKAQTPAPAQQSGGKQQKEGLQVKAEESTMQWYQQLQDAAEQCVASFSGISNCKDNNEVKKIKTDLQKAATIPVSQISRIAGSQLREIFDKINNLLSGKSVQSGGRTVSVTQHPQGLDFVYYKLAEKFVNQGEEEVASHRDAAFPXAHLHKKCPYSVPFYPALKEGTSMEEYQRMLGYQVKDSKMEEQDHFLKRMSGMIRLYAAIIQLRWPYGNKHGTHPHGLNHGWRWLAQMLNMEPLADVTATLLFDFLEVCGNALMKQYQVQFWKMMLLIREDYFPRIEAITSSGQMGSLMRFKQFLEECLQQKEIPLPKGALQSSFWRS